One Chryseobacterium sp. StRB126 genomic region harbors:
- a CDS encoding MFS transporter — MDTRKNLILILASVGTFVEALDIAIINLTIPSIQEQFHIGAGTVQWLQTLYVLFFGGFLIIGGKLSDQIGRKKMFLLGALIFMLTSLGAGLSESFNMLAIFRALQGLGAAFVMPAALSIVTNTFREEQERNRAIGIFSSFAAIGSGSGLSVGGIISTYLSWHWVFLINVPILLITLILSYYYLPTDEKNGKAQKTDVISGILMVVGLLSLTYGTHELVHIKEQPFLVIGSLVVAVLLLMMVFFRLRTVAEPLFDLKLFRYGSLVISNAAFFTLGAFFIGFLFLISLMLQKDMGYNAAASGLMLVPFSVLSALTAKFILPHISKRLSSSQMGVLGWSFMLAGGVLLLISVFTGHPLAVVLLGAACISGIGMTFCFTALSVMGIQDVEPSNYGLASSLSSTSYFLGAGIGLSFMTLMSQVFPSEFAVGSLNLIVLISYALLALGMLFYFILKSLKVKQAEVAVS, encoded by the coding sequence ATGGATACAAGGAAGAATTTAATATTAATTTTAGCATCGGTAGGAACTTTTGTAGAGGCTTTGGATATTGCCATTATTAATTTAACCATTCCTTCTATTCAGGAGCAGTTTCATATTGGAGCGGGAACCGTGCAGTGGTTGCAGACACTTTATGTATTGTTCTTTGGTGGTTTCCTAATTATTGGTGGAAAGCTTTCCGATCAGATCGGAAGAAAGAAAATGTTCTTGTTAGGAGCTCTGATTTTTATGTTGACATCATTAGGAGCTGGGCTTTCTGAAAGTTTCAATATGCTGGCCATATTCCGTGCTTTGCAAGGATTGGGAGCAGCGTTTGTAATGCCGGCAGCCTTATCTATTGTAACCAATACTTTCAGAGAAGAACAGGAAAGAAACCGTGCAATTGGAATTTTTAGTTCTTTTGCCGCTATTGGTTCGGGAAGTGGACTTTCTGTAGGAGGAATTATCAGTACATATCTAAGCTGGCACTGGGTTTTTCTTATTAATGTTCCGATACTTTTAATCACATTAATTTTATCTTATTATTATTTACCAACAGATGAGAAAAATGGAAAGGCACAAAAAACAGATGTTATTTCAGGAATATTAATGGTAGTTGGGCTTTTAAGTTTAACCTATGGAACCCACGAATTGGTTCATATTAAAGAGCAGCCTTTTCTGGTAATAGGTTCATTGGTCGTAGCTGTATTGCTTTTAATGATGGTATTCTTTAGATTGAGAACTGTTGCAGAGCCATTATTTGATCTAAAATTATTCAGATATGGTTCATTAGTAATTTCTAACGCTGCTTTCTTTACTTTGGGAGCATTTTTCATCGGGTTCTTATTCCTGATCTCCTTAATGCTTCAGAAAGATATGGGCTATAATGCTGCTGCTTCAGGATTAATGCTTGTTCCATTCAGTGTACTGTCTGCTTTAACGGCTAAATTTATCTTACCTCACATTTCAAAACGATTGAGCTCTTCTCAAATGGGGGTATTAGGCTGGTCTTTTATGCTGGCGGGAGGGGTGTTATTGTTAATCTCAGTATTTACGGGCCATCCGTTAGCAGTGGTTTTATTAGGAGCTGCATGTATCTCCGGAATAGGAATGACTTTCTGCTTTACGGCACTTTCCGTGATGGGAATTCAGGATGTTGAGCCTTCCAATTACGGATTGGCATCAAGTTTGAGTTCTACAAGTTACTTCCTGGGAGCGGGGATTGGATTGTCATTCATGACATTAATGAGCCAGGTTTTTCCTTCAGAATTTGCAGTCGGAAGCTTGAATTTAATCGTTTTGATTAGCTATGCTCTTTTAGCTCTTGGAATGTTATTCTATTTTATATTGAAAAGCTTAAAAGTGAAGCAGGCAGAAGTTGCTGTTTCCTAA
- a CDS encoding Lrp/AsnC family transcriptional regulator codes for MPTENYTPDEKDLSILRLLQKDAKMSVRDISARINLSPTPTHERIKRMEKQGIIKEYTAVVDRKKVNKGMMVICMIALNVHNKKTAGKFIEEVSRLKEVVEFYNISGDFDFMLKILAPNMDEFHEFFINKLSEIEGIGQTKSIFVMSSIKESAQIV; via the coding sequence ATGCCAACAGAAAATTATACTCCAGACGAAAAAGATCTTTCTATCCTGAGACTTCTTCAGAAAGATGCAAAAATGAGTGTCCGTGATATTTCGGCAAGAATTAATCTGAGCCCCACACCTACCCATGAACGTATTAAGCGTATGGAAAAACAGGGAATCATTAAAGAATATACCGCTGTAGTAGACCGCAAGAAAGTGAATAAAGGCATGATGGTTATCTGTATGATCGCTCTGAATGTTCACAATAAGAAAACTGCAGGAAAATTCATTGAAGAAGTGAGCAGATTGAAAGAAGTGGTTGAGTTTTACAATATTAGTGGTGATTTTGATTTTATGCTCAAGATTCTGGCTCCCAATATGGATGAGTTTCATGAGTTTTTCATCAATAAATTATCGGAAATTGAAGGAATTGGCCAAACCAAAAGTATTTTTGTGATGAGCAGTATTAAAGAAAGTGCTCAAATTGTATAA
- a CDS encoding LuxR C-terminal-related transcriptional regulator: MNFIRDIFLKNHRIFIYLFIAISLSNCEKKIDIRKIDNALLTKNEKLRLEGKETELIALNTEIIRQSKEGGYSRGEALGYINLANTYGMMGKYKTSHEYLKSAEKIVIRLNDNFLYAKLYHEYGQVNYVTGLVNTALSYNAKAIRYGKKLDEKGWLLGNMYEQRADFISSTYKDSALIYCHRGFSLDPSAINASLIGNYHLQQTKNLDSATFYNNKALLLLKDTEYGTVRQGIIYYFYADLLSEKKEFEKALDFYKKAADILVKTKRINKLPDLYRRIAFVYESLNNEKMEATYTSKSEELDQKLKVSGNEAIDLSLSEIIEQKNKDNINLIFIFIGVFVLIVGAVLFLIIRTRKYKKEDKNSRKPNTATFPSKERISKEDFTELLELAKSNDLKFIKRFEEINPSLFQNILKINPQLTKSELALCAMIWIGFSSKDIADFTFIQHRSVQTKKGRLRKKLNISSETDLYSFLTSL; encoded by the coding sequence ATGAACTTCATCAGGGATATCTTTTTAAAAAATCACAGAATATTTATATATCTATTTATTGCAATTTCCTTAAGTAATTGTGAGAAAAAAATCGATATCCGGAAAATCGATAATGCCTTACTTACAAAAAATGAAAAGCTAAGGCTGGAAGGAAAAGAGACAGAGCTCATCGCTTTGAATACCGAAATCATCAGACAGTCAAAAGAAGGAGGATATTCAAGAGGAGAAGCCTTAGGATACATCAATCTTGCCAATACTTATGGTATGATGGGAAAGTATAAAACCAGCCATGAATATCTGAAATCGGCAGAAAAAATCGTCATCCGGCTTAATGATAATTTTCTTTACGCTAAGCTTTATCATGAATATGGCCAAGTCAATTATGTTACAGGACTCGTTAATACAGCATTAAGTTACAATGCAAAAGCCATTCGTTATGGAAAAAAACTGGATGAAAAAGGATGGTTATTGGGCAATATGTATGAGCAGAGAGCTGATTTTATTTCTTCTACTTATAAAGACTCTGCATTAATTTACTGTCACAGAGGATTCAGTCTGGACCCTTCTGCCATCAATGCTTCTTTGATCGGGAATTATCATTTACAACAAACCAAAAATCTTGATTCCGCCACTTTCTACAATAATAAAGCACTATTACTTCTTAAAGATACTGAATATGGAACGGTAAGACAAGGCATCATTTACTATTTTTATGCTGACCTTCTTTCTGAAAAAAAGGAGTTTGAAAAAGCATTGGATTTTTATAAAAAAGCAGCAGATATTTTAGTTAAAACAAAAAGGATCAACAAATTACCAGATCTTTACAGACGGATAGCTTTTGTTTACGAAAGTCTCAACAACGAGAAAATGGAAGCCACCTATACTTCCAAGTCCGAGGAATTGGATCAGAAACTAAAAGTATCAGGAAATGAAGCCATTGATCTTTCCCTGAGTGAAATCATTGAACAAAAAAACAAGGATAATATTAACCTTATTTTCATTTTCATTGGAGTCTTTGTTCTCATTGTTGGAGCTGTTTTATTTTTAATTATCAGAACCAGAAAATATAAAAAAGAAGACAAAAACTCTAGAAAACCGAATACTGCAACTTTTCCTTCAAAAGAAAGGATCTCTAAGGAAGATTTCACAGAGTTATTAGAGCTTGCCAAGAGTAATGATCTTAAGTTCATTAAGAGATTTGAAGAGATTAATCCCAGTTTATTTCAGAATATTTTAAAAATCAATCCGCAGCTAACAAAATCTGAGTTGGCTTTATGTGCGATGATCTGGATTGGTTTTTCATCGAAAGATATTGCTGACTTTACTTTTATACAGCACAGATCTGTACAAACCAAAAAAGGCCGACTCAGAAAAAAACTTAATATTTCTTCAGAAACGGATCTGTACAGCTTTTTAACTTCCCTCTAG
- the mnmE gene encoding tRNA uridine-5-carboxymethylaminomethyl(34) synthesis GTPase MnmE produces the protein MNNDTICALATANGIGALGIIRVSGNDVLPIVQKSFPAKKLEKQKSHTIHYGYFMDGEEAIDEIMLSIFLAPKSFTTENSVEIAFHGSPHIGKRILETLIKNGARMAKAGEFTLRAFINGRIDLSQAEAIADVIASENEASRKVAINQLKGGITNEISLLRTDLLNFVSLIELELDFAEEDVEFADRTALSGLLDKIDVKLKSLIESFQYGNAIKNGTAVAIIGKPNAGKSTLLNALLKEERAIVSNIAGTTRDTIEEILHIKGHAFRLIDTAGLRETVDEIEAIGVKKAKEKVENANILVYLADAATEDFSEDIEMIQSLLRADLKLIICATKIDEVTPTKYETVENIFRKAISHEFDFIKISAVENQNIQDLKNELSSYVEQLKSEENNVVITNQRHFEALQKSLDAVNKVKEAISIQISTELLAYELRNALEHLGEISGEVTNDEVLGNIFSKFCIGK, from the coding sequence ATGAATAACGATACTATTTGTGCGCTGGCTACAGCCAATGGAATAGGTGCTTTAGGCATTATCCGGGTTTCCGGAAATGATGTTTTACCCATAGTTCAGAAAAGTTTTCCGGCAAAAAAGCTTGAAAAACAAAAATCACATACCATCCACTACGGTTATTTTATGGATGGTGAAGAAGCTATTGATGAAATCATGCTTTCCATTTTCCTTGCACCAAAAAGTTTCACTACAGAAAATTCTGTTGAAATTGCTTTTCACGGTTCACCACATATCGGAAAACGCATTCTTGAAACGCTTATTAAAAACGGAGCAAGAATGGCTAAAGCTGGAGAATTTACCCTTCGTGCTTTTATCAATGGAAGAATTGACCTTTCGCAGGCAGAAGCTATTGCTGATGTAATTGCATCTGAAAATGAAGCTTCCAGAAAAGTAGCCATTAACCAATTAAAAGGTGGAATTACTAATGAAATATCGTTATTAAGAACTGATCTTTTGAATTTTGTTTCTCTTATTGAATTAGAATTGGATTTCGCAGAGGAAGATGTAGAATTTGCTGACAGAACTGCTTTAAGTGGGCTATTGGATAAGATCGATGTAAAATTAAAGTCTCTTATTGAGAGTTTTCAATATGGAAATGCCATTAAAAATGGTACTGCTGTTGCGATCATCGGGAAACCTAATGCAGGAAAATCTACGCTTCTTAATGCTTTATTGAAAGAGGAAAGAGCTATTGTAAGTAATATTGCCGGAACAACAAGGGACACTATTGAGGAAATCCTTCATATTAAAGGACATGCTTTCCGTCTGATTGATACTGCCGGTTTGCGTGAAACAGTAGATGAAATTGAGGCCATTGGGGTGAAAAAAGCTAAGGAAAAGGTAGAAAATGCCAATATTTTAGTCTATCTGGCTGATGCTGCTACTGAAGATTTCTCTGAGGACATTGAAATGATTCAGTCTTTGCTAAGAGCAGATTTGAAATTAATTATATGTGCTACTAAAATTGACGAGGTTACTCCTACAAAATACGAAACGGTAGAAAATATTTTCAGAAAGGCTATTTCGCACGAATTTGATTTCATCAAAATTTCTGCTGTTGAAAACCAGAATATCCAGGATCTTAAGAATGAATTATCTTCTTATGTAGAGCAATTAAAATCGGAAGAAAATAACGTGGTTATCACCAATCAACGTCATTTCGAAGCTTTACAAAAATCTTTAGATGCCGTAAACAAGGTAAAAGAAGCTATTTCTATCCAGATTTCTACAGAATTACTGGCTTATGAGTTAAGAAATGCGTTAGAGCACCTTGGTGAGATTTCCGGTGAGGTTACGAATGATGAAGTGCTGGGGAATATTTTCTCTAAGTTTTGTATCGGCAAATAG
- a CDS encoding phage integrase SAM-like domain-containing protein encodes MNNYGNWTSTLVHLKKVIPQNLLFEEIDENFIKKVKNYIDNEAKTKSDLPLSLNSNILISINSRHL; translated from the coding sequence GTGAATAATTATGGGAACTGGACTTCTACCCTAGTACATCTAAAAAAGGTAATTCCTCAAAATTTACTTTTTGAAGAAATTGACGAAAACTTTATTAAAAAAGTAAAGAACTATATTGATAATGAAGCCAAAACTAAAAGCGATCTACCATTATCTCTTAACTCAAATATTCTTATTTCAATAAATTCAAGGCATCTTTAA
- a CDS encoding site-specific integrase, whose protein sequence is MKVIYPKAATIKSFEQSESQREYLTHSELQKLANTVCKYEVLKKAFIFSCLNGLRWSDINMLVWSEIRDEDGVSRINFHQKKTDRVEYLYISKQARQILGERKSPQERVFKGLKYGVVFNNEIVRWCNRAEISKHITFHSARHTNAELLLENGADIYTVSKRLGHREIRTTAIYAKIVDQKMKEAAEIIPQLDIEI, encoded by the coding sequence ATGAAGGTTATTTATCCAAAAGCAGCCACAATAAAATCCTTTGAACAGTCGGAAAGTCAGCGCGAGTATCTTACACATAGCGAATTACAAAAACTTGCAAATACTGTTTGCAAATATGAAGTTTTGAAAAAAGCCTTTATTTTTTCATGCCTCAACGGCTTGAGATGGTCTGATATCAATATGCTGGTATGGTCTGAAATTCGTGATGAAGATGGTGTGAGCAGAATCAACTTTCACCAAAAGAAGACGGACAGAGTTGAATATCTTTACATCTCTAAGCAGGCAAGGCAAATCTTAGGTGAGAGAAAGTCACCACAGGAACGAGTTTTTAAAGGATTAAAATATGGTGTTGTATTTAACAATGAAATCGTCCGATGGTGCAATAGAGCAGAAATATCTAAACATATCACTTTTCACAGTGCTAGACATACCAATGCTGAATTGCTATTGGAGAACGGAGCGGATATATATACTGTTTCTAAAAGACTTGGTCATAGAGAGATCAGAACCACTGCCATTTATGCTAAAATCGTTGATCAGAAAATGAAAGAAGCAGCTGAGATAATACCTCAATTAGATATCGAAATTTAG
- a CDS encoding TetR/AcrR family transcriptional regulator, translating to MTRAEITRSNILKSALMLTYRQGYQATSIDEILEKTQVTKGAFYYHFRNKNEMGMALISEALNNEILPFIEKSLSKGTDFKKNMYQMMHSLLLEHPFMNAANGCPTVNLIQEMAPLSDAFHKALLKSLNKWRKAIEDEIIRCQTAGQLRLDHDAKKIAIHILTQYHGVRNMGKILGKKYYYTFLKEFKIYIDSLD from the coding sequence ATGACCAGAGCAGAAATTACGAGATCTAATATTTTAAAGAGTGCTTTGATGCTCACCTACAGGCAGGGGTATCAAGCAACAAGCATCGATGAGATCTTGGAAAAAACTCAAGTTACCAAAGGCGCTTTCTATTATCATTTTCGTAACAAAAATGAAATGGGTATGGCACTTATCAGTGAGGCCTTAAACAATGAGATATTACCTTTCATAGAAAAATCACTTTCCAAAGGAACGGACTTTAAGAAAAACATGTATCAGATGATGCATAGTTTACTATTAGAACATCCATTCATGAATGCCGCAAATGGATGTCCGACCGTTAATCTAATTCAGGAAATGGCACCTCTGTCGGATGCATTTCACAAGGCTCTCCTAAAGTCATTAAATAAATGGCGAAAGGCAATTGAAGACGAGATAATAAGATGTCAAACGGCCGGTCAGCTACGTTTGGATCATGATGCAAAAAAGATTGCAATTCATATTCTGACTCAATATCATGGTGTAAGAAATATGGGAAAGATATTGGGAAAGAAGTACTATTATACATTTCTCAAAGAGTTTAAAATTTATATAGATTCATTAGACTAA
- a CDS encoding efflux RND transporter periplasmic adaptor subunit, translating to MKKTVIYGLFAYAVLIGCKSSDDKTESANIPSVPVATVNPGNAMVYLEYPAKMEGQTDVELRAQVSGILEKIYITEGSYVKKGTPLFQIDHRPFTEDSNFAQGELLVAKADLMTAKLEVDKLTPLVQNKVVSPYQLKTAQASYQASLARLKQAKAKAGNAKITLGFATVKAPVSGFVGRLFKKTGSIISPSDVQPLSYLSDNREIHAYFSISESDFVTFKDGLQGASIAEKIKNAPAVSIILSGGQIYPQAGKLDMVDAIFDKTTGAITLRATFPNEQGLLRSGNSGRIKLGLQQSNVIGIPQSATFEMQDKLFAFVVDRNNKVRQVALTISGTSDTTYYISEGLKAGDQLVLKGMESLKEGIVVKPEKSTEKIAKININ from the coding sequence ATGAAAAAAACTGTAATATATGGCTTATTCGCCTACGCTGTATTAATAGGTTGTAAATCCAGTGATGACAAAACAGAGTCAGCAAATATACCCTCGGTTCCGGTCGCAACCGTTAATCCAGGCAATGCAATGGTCTATCTGGAATATCCTGCCAAAATGGAGGGACAAACTGATGTTGAATTACGAGCTCAAGTGTCTGGAATTCTCGAAAAAATCTATATCACGGAGGGATCTTACGTAAAAAAAGGGACACCTCTGTTTCAAATTGATCACAGACCTTTCACAGAAGATTCCAATTTTGCTCAAGGTGAGTTGCTTGTTGCAAAGGCAGATCTCATGACAGCAAAGTTGGAAGTTGATAAACTTACACCTTTAGTTCAAAACAAAGTTGTTTCACCCTACCAGTTAAAGACTGCTCAAGCCTCCTATCAGGCATCACTGGCAAGACTCAAACAGGCAAAAGCGAAAGCGGGCAATGCCAAAATAACATTGGGTTTCGCTACCGTTAAAGCGCCGGTTAGCGGTTTCGTCGGGAGATTGTTTAAGAAAACCGGCAGTATCATCTCCCCTTCTGATGTTCAGCCCCTGTCTTACTTATCTGATAACAGAGAAATTCACGCCTATTTTTCGATATCTGAATCAGATTTTGTAACCTTTAAGGATGGACTCCAAGGGGCATCAATTGCAGAGAAAATAAAAAATGCTCCTGCAGTGAGTATCATTCTTTCAGGAGGACAAATATATCCTCAGGCCGGCAAACTGGATATGGTCGATGCTATTTTCGACAAAACAACAGGAGCAATAACCTTACGTGCAACATTTCCCAATGAGCAAGGCTTACTGCGTTCCGGAAATTCAGGGCGAATAAAATTGGGACTGCAGCAATCGAACGTTATCGGAATTCCACAATCCGCAACTTTTGAAATGCAGGATAAACTATTCGCTTTTGTGGTCGATCGAAATAACAAAGTCCGACAGGTAGCCTTAACTATATCAGGAACATCGGACACAACCTACTATATATCTGAAGGACTGAAAGCAGGTGATCAACTTGTATTAAAAGGGATGGAATCTTTAAAAGAAGGCATTGTGGTGAAACCTGAAAAGTCAACAGAAAAAATAGCTAAAATAAATATCAACTAA
- a CDS encoding efflux RND transporter permease subunit — protein sequence MLKVFIDKPVIATVVSIMLVILGAVGLMDLPIQQFPDIAPPVVQVSANYPGANAETMVRAVAPALEESINGVENMTYMSSTSSNDGTLTISVYFKLGTDPDQAAVNVQNRVSSATGLLPTEVVQAGITTQKVQNSLVMAINLMSENPKLYDATYLTNYAQINVIPELKRIQGVGQVRFLGSNKDYSMRIWLNPAQMTAYSITPNEVMAAVKSKNQEAAPGRLGQSSNRSFEYVLKYSGKYTKPEEYGNIIIRSNSDGTILKLRDVAKVELGSYTYNSLNTVHDKQSILFEVVQLPGSNSREIQTKVGEYLKKAEKDFPPGIKQQILYNTKDMLDQSIEQVQQTLLEAFILVFIVVYIFLQDFRSTLIPAIAVPVAIIGTFFFMSIFGFSINLLTLFALVLAIGIVVDDAIVVVEAVHSKLEHKNITPRKATMSAMHEITGAIISITLVMAAVFLPVGFMDGSAGVFYRQFAFTLAIAISISAVNALTLSPALCALLLKDVNHDHHEKPKNLKQRFFFAFNKGFENVTSRYVGSVKKMIKFKWISLGALVVIMLVTGILIRKTPTGFIPSEDLGFIAISVNLPPGSSMKRTQAILDEAADKVRDMPAKFAFNQVAGFNILTSSTSPSSGVAFFRMKKDGERGDMNDVSANIAELQKRMNTIKGAQFFVFSFPTVPGFSNVDALDIVLEDKAGGKLDKFGGIANRFIAELMKRPEIAVAFTTFRADYPQFEMILDHEKIEQLGIDEKDVLNSMQAYFGSAQVSDFNRFGKYYRVMIQAEKEERADLASMNEIYVKNKMGSMVPVNTIVSLKRVFGPEVITRYNLYNSIGVNALPKPGYSTGDAIQAIREVAEKELPTGYSFEFSGMTREEILSGGQSVLIFILSLLFVYFLLCAQYNSYILPLAVVLSVPTGIIGVFVAIRLAGIDNNIYIQVALIMLIGLLAKNAILIVEFASQRRNAGHSLVESALEAAKLRIRPIIMTSIAFVAGIAPMMRATGPSAMGNHSISIGAAGGMIGGVVLGLFFIPVLFIVFQALHEKVSGKPANTTPEPVLQ from the coding sequence ATGTTAAAAGTTTTTATAGACAAACCGGTTATTGCGACAGTAGTTTCCATCATGCTGGTAATTTTGGGAGCCGTAGGTCTCATGGATCTTCCCATTCAACAATTTCCGGACATTGCACCTCCTGTCGTTCAGGTTTCCGCAAACTATCCCGGTGCCAATGCCGAAACAATGGTTCGTGCCGTTGCACCCGCTCTCGAAGAATCAATCAATGGAGTTGAAAACATGACTTACATGAGTTCGACATCGAGCAATGACGGAACCCTCACCATATCGGTCTATTTTAAATTAGGTACAGACCCCGATCAGGCTGCGGTGAATGTTCAAAATCGTGTTTCATCTGCAACAGGATTGTTGCCGACCGAAGTGGTTCAGGCAGGTATAACCACGCAAAAAGTTCAAAACTCACTGGTCATGGCAATCAATCTAATGAGTGAAAATCCAAAACTATATGATGCAACATATTTAACAAATTATGCTCAAATAAACGTAATACCTGAGCTGAAGCGTATACAAGGAGTTGGGCAGGTAAGATTTTTAGGAAGCAATAAAGATTACTCCATGCGTATTTGGCTAAATCCGGCACAGATGACCGCATATAGTATTACTCCTAACGAGGTCATGGCAGCTGTCAAAAGTAAGAACCAAGAGGCGGCACCCGGAAGATTAGGACAATCAAGTAACCGATCTTTTGAGTATGTTCTTAAGTATTCAGGAAAATATACCAAACCTGAAGAATATGGAAACATAATCATTAGATCTAACTCAGATGGAACTATCTTGAAATTGAGAGATGTTGCTAAAGTTGAATTGGGAAGTTATACGTACAATTCTTTGAACACAGTACATGACAAACAAAGTATTTTGTTTGAGGTAGTTCAACTGCCGGGGTCAAATTCAAGGGAAATACAAACCAAAGTAGGTGAATATCTGAAAAAAGCTGAGAAAGATTTCCCTCCCGGAATCAAGCAGCAAATTCTGTACAACACCAAAGATATGTTGGATCAATCCATTGAACAGGTTCAACAAACTTTACTGGAAGCCTTTATCCTTGTATTTATTGTTGTTTACATATTCTTACAGGATTTCAGATCCACATTGATTCCCGCCATTGCTGTACCCGTAGCAATTATCGGAACATTCTTTTTCATGTCGATTTTCGGATTTTCAATAAATCTTCTAACCTTATTTGCACTTGTTCTTGCTATCGGAATCGTTGTGGATGATGCAATTGTTGTTGTGGAAGCTGTTCATTCAAAACTGGAACATAAAAACATCACACCGAGAAAAGCTACCATGTCCGCTATGCACGAAATAACCGGCGCAATCATCTCCATTACTCTGGTAATGGCTGCGGTTTTTCTACCTGTTGGATTTATGGACGGTTCAGCCGGGGTCTTTTATCGCCAATTTGCCTTTACTCTGGCAATCGCTATTTCTATTTCGGCTGTAAATGCATTGACCTTAAGCCCCGCTTTGTGCGCTTTGCTTTTGAAAGATGTCAATCATGACCACCACGAAAAGCCGAAAAATTTAAAACAAAGATTTTTCTTCGCATTTAACAAAGGTTTTGAAAATGTAACCTCACGATATGTTGGGAGCGTAAAGAAAATGATAAAATTTAAATGGATAAGCCTTGGAGCACTTGTAGTAATCATGCTTGTAACAGGAATATTAATACGAAAAACTCCTACAGGATTTATTCCTTCCGAGGATTTGGGCTTTATTGCCATCTCAGTTAATCTTCCTCCCGGTTCATCGATGAAGAGAACGCAGGCAATTCTTGATGAAGCTGCTGACAAAGTTAGAGATATGCCTGCAAAGTTCGCTTTCAACCAGGTAGCGGGATTTAACATATTGACAAGTTCTACAAGTCCATCTTCCGGTGTTGCATTTTTCAGGATGAAGAAAGACGGAGAACGCGGTGATATGAACGACGTATCCGCAAATATTGCAGAACTTCAGAAACGTATGAACACGATAAAAGGTGCGCAATTTTTTGTCTTTTCATTCCCGACAGTACCGGGATTCAGTAATGTAGATGCACTGGATATAGTTCTTGAAGATAAGGCAGGCGGAAAACTTGATAAATTTGGAGGTATTGCAAATCGTTTTATTGCGGAACTGATGAAAAGACCTGAGATCGCAGTGGCCTTTACGACATTTCGTGCGGATTACCCACAGTTTGAGATGATATTGGATCATGAAAAAATCGAACAGCTCGGTATTGATGAAAAAGATGTCTTAAACAGTATGCAGGCATATTTTGGAAGTGCTCAGGTATCGGATTTCAACCGGTTCGGTAAATATTATCGGGTGATGATTCAGGCGGAAAAAGAAGAACGCGCCGATCTTGCTTCAATGAATGAAATTTATGTCAAAAACAAAATGGGAAGCATGGTACCCGTTAACACTATAGTAAGTCTGAAAAGGGTATTTGGTCCTGAAGTGATAACCAGATACAATCTTTACAACTCCATCGGAGTTAATGCTTTACCCAAACCTGGTTACAGTACAGGCGATGCAATTCAGGCCATTCGCGAAGTTGCGGAAAAAGAATTGCCTACAGGTTATTCATTTGAATTTTCAGGAATGACAAGGGAAGAAATTTTATCCGGTGGACAATCTGTATTAATATTTATACTGTCCCTTCTGTTTGTATATTTCTTGTTATGTGCTCAATACAACAGTTACATCCTTCCTTTGGCCGTCGTTCTGTCAGTACCTACCGGTATTATCGGAGTATTCGTGGCAATACGTCTGGCAGGAATCGATAACAATATTTACATTCAGGTTGCTTTGATTATGCTGATTGGATTACTTGCTAAAAATGCAATTCTGATCGTGGAATTTGCATCTCAACGAAGAAATGCCGGACACTCACTGGTAGAATCCGCACTGGAAGCTGCCAAACTGAGAATACGTCCAATTATTATGACGTCGATTGCATTTGTTGCCGGAATTGCGCCGATGATGAGAGCAACAGGACCTTCTGCAATGGGCAATCACTCCATCAGTATTGGTGCGGCCGGAGGAATGATTGGCGGCGTTGTTCTGGGACTGTTTTTTATACCTGTTTTGTTTATCGTGTTTCAGGCGCTGCATGAGAAAGTATCAGGAAAACCAGCAAATACTACTCCGGAGCCTGTTTTACAATAA